The proteins below come from a single Cannabis sativa cultivar Pink pepper isolate KNU-18-1 chromosome 3, ASM2916894v1, whole genome shotgun sequence genomic window:
- the LOC115709933 gene encoding flavonoid 3'-monooxygenase: MPSISIILLSILLAVGVYSLLKKLRSRGSSLPLPPGPRPWPIVGNLPHLGPVPHQAIAALARKHGPLMYLRLGFVDVVVAASASVAAQFLKVHDANFSNRPPNSGAKYIAYNYQDLVFRPYGPRWRMLRKISSVHLFSAKALDDYRYVRQEEVAMLVRALVESRDKVNLGKLLNLCTVNALGRVMLGYRVFGDGSGKSDARADEFKAMVMELMVLAGIFNIGEFVPALEWLDLQGVAAKMKKLHKRFDTFLGAIIEEHKTKIAQNKQQTHDLLTTLISSNENSEDESEKLTDTEIKALLLNMFTAGTDTSASTVEWAIAELIRHPNIMAQVQEELDRVVGRDRLVGDMDLAQLTYLQAVVKETFRLHPSTPLSLPRMASEDCEINGYHIRKGSTLLVNVWAIARDPEQWTNPLEFRPERFLPNGEKCHVDIKGNNFEVIPFGAGRRICAGMSLGLRMVQLLTATLVQAFNWKLPNGLVTEKLNMDEAYGLTLQRAAPLMVEPQPRLAQHLYGA; encoded by the exons ATGCCGTCAATCTCCATAATCCTCCTCTCCATACTATTGGCTGTTGGAGTGTACAGTCTTCTCAAGAAGTTGCGAAGCAGAGGATCCTCACTCCCCCTACCTCCAGGCCCACGACCATGGCCCATCGTCGGAAACCTCCCTCACCTGGGCCCAGTTCCTCACCAGGCGATAGCGGCTCTGGCTCGGAAACACGGTCCATTAATGTATCTCCGATTGGGCTTCGTGGATGTGGTGGTGGCGGCCTCGGCCTCGGTAGCGGCCCAGTTCCTGAAGGTCCATGACGCCAATTTCTCAAACCGGCCGCCAAACTCTGGGGCCAAGTACATCGCTTATAACTACCAGGACCTAGTTTTCCGTCCGTACGGTCCACGCTGGAGGATGCTCCGCAAAATTAGTTCCGTACATCTTTTCTCCGCCAAGGCCTTAGACGATTATAGATATGTTCGCCAG GAAGAAGTAGCAATGTTAGTAAGAGCACTAGTAGAATCAAGAGACAAAGTAAATTTAGGGAAATTGCTAAATTTGTGTACAGTGAACGCCTTAGGGCGAGTGATGCTAGGGTATCGAGTTTTCGGTGATGGAAGCGGGAAGAGCGATGCAAGAGCTGATGAATTTAAGGCCATGGTGATGGAACTGATGGTACTTGCTGGAATATTTAATATAGGAGAATTTGTGCCAGCATTGGAGTGGCTTGACTTGCAAGGTGTGGCTGCTAAGATGAAGAAGCTCCATAAGAGATTTGACACTTTCTTGGGGGCCATTATTGAGGAACATAAGACCAAAATTGCTCAAAATAAACAACAAACTCATGACTTGTTGACTACTTTGATTTCCTCAAATGAAAATAGTGAAGATGAAAGTGAAAAGCTTACGGATACTGAAATCAAAGCACTTCTTTTG AATATGTTCACAGCTGGTACTGACACATCTGCAAGCACGGTGGAATGGGCCATAGCGGAACTCATCAGACACCCCAACATCATGGCCCAAGTCCAAGAAGAGCTTGATCGTGTGGTGGGCCGAGATAGGCTCGTAGGTGATATGGACCTAGCCCAACTAACATATCTTCAAGCTGTTGTGAAAGAGACATTTCGTCTACACCCATCGACTCCACTGTCCCTTCCTCGGATGGCAAGCGAGGATTGCGAAATAAACGGTTACCACATTCGCAAGGGATCAACCCTTCTAGTTAATGTGTGGGCAATAGCTCGCGACCCAGAACAATGGACTAACCCATTGGAGTTTAGGCCCGAAAGATTTTTACCCAATGGTGAAAAATGTCATGTAGACATTAAAGGTAATAATTTTGAAGTCATACCATTTGGTGCTGGACGTAGAATATGTGCTGGGATGAGTTTGGGCTTGCGCATGGTCCAGCTACTCACTGCGACCCTAGTCCAGGCCTTTAACTGGAAGTTACCAAATGGGCTAGTCACTGAGAAACTGAACATGGATGAAGCTTATGGACTCACATTACAACGGGCCGCACCATTGATGGTAGAGCCCCAACCCAGGCTAGCCCAACACTTGTATGGCGCATAA